The proteins below are encoded in one region of Mauremys reevesii isolate NIE-2019 linkage group 15, ASM1616193v1, whole genome shotgun sequence:
- the LOC120383542 gene encoding olfactory receptor 14A16-like, with product MSNRTVVTEFLLLGFADVWELQILHFVVFLVLYLASLLGNLLILTAIALDHHLHTPMYFFLINLSILDLGFISVTIPKSMANSLMNTRSISYSGCVAQVFLIFFFASADFAILTIMAYDRYVAICQPLHYETVMNSKACVQMAVSAWISVILYSVVHTGNTFATSFCGGNEVDQFFCEIPQLLKLACSDSDLSEVGFLIFSLFLGLSCFVFIIVSYVQIFTTVLGIPSEQGRHKAFSTCLPHLIVVSLFICTGIFAYLKPTSSSPSVLNLLVAVLYSVLPPMINPLIYSMRNKELKGALSKLIGWRLFSKNKVSLFLLQ from the coding sequence atgtccaaccgAACTGTGGTGACTGaattccttctcctgggattcgCTGATGTttgggagctgcagattttacactttgtggtgtttctagtgCTTTACCTGGCATCCCTGCTGGGGAACCTTCTCATCCTCACAGCCATAGCCCTCGACCACCATCTTCACACCCCTATGTACTTCTTCCTGATTAACCTGTCCATCCTAGACCTTGGCTTCATCTCTGTCACCATTCCCAAATCGATGGCCAACTCCCTCATGAACACCAGATCGATTTCTTATTCTGGATGTGTCGCCCAAGTCTTTCTCATCTTCTTCTTTGCTTCAGCAGATTTTGCCATACTGACCATCATGGCATATGACCGATACgtcgccatctgccaaccactgcatTATGAGACAGTGATGAACAGCAaagcttgtgtccaaatggcagtCAGTGCCTGGATCAGTGTTATTCTCTACTCTGTAGTGCACACTGGAAACACATTTGCAACATCCTTCTGTGGAGGCAACGAggtggatcagttcttctgtgaaatcccccagctCCTCAAGCTCGCCTGCTCTGACTCAGACCTCAGTGAAGTTGGGTTTCTCATCTTTAGTTTATTCTTAGGCTTAAGCTGCTTTGTTTTCATAATTGTTtcatatgttcagatcttcaCCACAGTGTTGGGAATCCCCTCTGAGCAAGGCCGACATAAAGCTttctccacctgcctccctcacctcaTTGTGGTCTCCTTGTTTATTTGCACTGGGATTTTTGCCTACTtgaaacccacctccagctctCCATCAGTTCTAAATCTCTTAGTGGCTGTTCTCTATTCTGTGTTGCCACCAATGATAAATCCCCTCATCTACAGCATGAGAAACAAGGAGCTCAAAGGTGCACTGAGTAAACTTATAGGTTGGAGGTTATTCTCTAAGAATAAAGTGTCCTTATTTCTCCTTCAGTAA
- the LOC120383844 gene encoding olfactory receptor 14A16-like gives MSNQTAVTEFLLLGFSDVRELQILHFVVFLMLYLLSLLGNLLISTAIALDHHLHTPMYFFLMNLSILDLGSVSVTIPKSMANSLMNTRSISYSGCVAQVFLLVFFASTDYAILTVMAYDRYVAICQPLHYETVMNRRACVQMAASAWISVILYSAVHTGNTFATSFCGGNVVDQFFCEIPQLLKLACSDSDLSEVGFLIFSLFLCLSCFVFIIVSYVQIFTTVLRIPSEQGRYKAFSTCLPHLIVVSLFVGTSTFAYLKPIFSSPSVRNLMVAVLYSVLPPMMNPIIYSMRNKELKSALSKLIG, from the coding sequence atgtccaaccaaaccGCCGTGACTGaattccttctcctgggattctccgatgttcgggagctgcagattttacactttgtggtgtttctaaTGCTTTACCTGTTATCCCTGCTGGGAAACCTTCTCATCAGCACAGCCATAGCCCTTGACcaccaccttcacacccccatgtacttcttcctcatGAATCTGTCCATCCTAGACCTTGGCTCTGTCTCTgtcaccatccccaaatccatggccaatTCCCTCATGAACACCAGGTCAATATCTTATTCTGGATGTGTTGCCCAAGTCTTTCTTCTCGTCTTCTTTGCTTCAACAGATTATGCCATACTGACCGTTATGGCATATGATCGATACGTCGCCATCTGCCAACCGCTGCACTATGAAACagtgatgaacaggagagcttgtgtccaaatggcagccagtgcctggatcagTGTTATTCTCTACTCTGCAGTGCACACTGGAAACACGTTTGCAACATCCTTCTGTGGAGGCAACGtggtggatcagttcttctgtgaaatcccccagctCCTCAAACTTGCCTGCTCTGACTCAGACCTCAGTGAAGTTGGGTTTCTCATCTTTAGTTTATTTTTATGCTTAAGCTGCTTTGTTTTCATAATTGTTtcatatgttcagatcttcaCCACAGTGTTGAGAATTCCCTCTGAGCAGGGCAGgtataaagccttctccacctgcctccctcacctcaTTGTGGTCTCCTTGTTTGTTGGCACTTCCACTTTTGCGTACCTGAAACCCATCTTCAGCTCTCCATCAGTTCGGAATCTCATGGTGGCCGTTCTCTATTCTGTGTTGCCACCAATGATGAATCCaatcatctacagcatgaggaacaaggagcTCAAAAGTGCACTGAGTAAACTCATAGGTTAG